The following proteins are co-located in the Pan troglodytes isolate AG18354 chromosome 5, NHGRI_mPanTro3-v2.0_pri, whole genome shotgun sequence genome:
- the H2AC1 gene encoding histone H2A type 1-A — protein MSGRGKQGGKARAKSKSRSSRAGLQFPVGRIHRLLRKGNYAERIGAGAPVYLAAVLEYLTAEILELAGNASRDNKKTRIIPRHLQLAIRNDEELNKLLGGVTIAQGGVLPNIQAVLLPKKTESHHHKAQSK, from the coding sequence ATGTCTGGAcgagggaagcagggaggaaaAGCACGCGCCAAGTCTAAGTCTCGCTCTTCTAGAGCGGGTTTGCAGTTTCCCGTAGGCCGGATCCATCGTCTGCTTCGTAAGGGAAACTATGCAGAGCGGATAGGGGCAGGCGCTCCAGTGTATTTGGCGGCAGTGTTAGAGTATCTCACAGCAGAAATCCTTGAACTGGCAGGCAACGCGTCTCGCGATAACAAAAAAACTCGCATTATTCCCCGCCACCTGCAGCTGGCTATTCGCAATGATGAGGAACTCAATAAGCTTTTGGGCGGCGTGACCATTGCCCAGGGCGGAGTCCTGCCTAACATTCAGGCAGTGCTGCTGCCCAAGAAGACTGAGAGTCACCACCATAAAGCCCAAAGCAAGTAA